Genomic DNA from Leptotrichia wadei:
CCAATGAATGAAATAATAACAGCTGGAGAAAAATGCCCCATACTTACTTTTGTAGATTCATTTAAGACAACAAGCCCGCTTCCTGAAAAACCTACAAATGCAATAAATACTCCAATTCCACCAGTAACAGCATGTTTCATATTTTCTGGGATAGAATTTACTACAGCTTCACGTACTTTAAAAAGTGTCAAAACAATAAATATAATACCTTCACAAAATACAGCAGTTAAGGCAGTTTGCCAGCTAATTCCGCCTTTCAGTACAACTGTAAATGCAAAAAATGCGTTTAATCCCATACCAGAAGCAAGAGCAAAAGGTAAATTTGCAATAAGTCCCATAAGGAAACAACCAAGTGCAGCTGAAAAGCAAGTTGCTGTAACTAATGCACCTGCATCCATTCCTGTTTTTGATAAAATATTTGGATTTACGGCGATTATGTATGCCATTGTAAGAAATGTTGTAATCCCTGCCATAATTTCCTTTTTCATATTGACATTTTCATTTGCTAAAAGCGGGAAAAGTCGTTTTAAAACGCTTGTTTCTTGAACATTAGATGTGCTCATTTTAATTAATCAACTCCATTTCTATTTTTTTTATTTTAATAAGGGGGTTTTGTCCCCCTCTTTTTTCATATATAACTAACATTTATTTTATTATAATTTAATCCTCTTCATTTTCTTTGTTTTTCATTTTTTCTTCTTCTAATTTTTCCTTGTCAAATGTCATAACTACTTTTTCGATTTTTTTATTTCTTACTCGTTGAGGTTTAAATACAACTCCGTTAATTGTAATTGGCTCAATATTTTCATTATCTTCTGGAATATATCCAAGATTTTCAATTAAAATACCACTTAAAGTATCATAATATTTAGATTCAAGTTCAAAGTGAAAGTTGTCATTTAAGTCATATAATGAAACATCACCATTGACTAGATATTTATTTTTTGAAATTTGATGAATTGACAAATCCTCATCATCAAACTCATCATCAATATTTCCCATAACTTCTTCAATTAAGTCTTCAAGTGTAACAATTCCTGAAAATCCTCCATATTCATCGATTAATATTGTAATATGTTTTTTTTCAAGCTGCATTTCATTAAAAAGTTCATTTACATTTTTTGTTTCAGGAACAAAATATGCCTCTTGAACCAAGTCGGATATCTTTATATCATCAAATCCTTTTTTATAGGCTTCCATCATCAAATCTTTAGTTAGTAGAATTCCAATAATATTGTCTGCCTCATTTTCATAAACTGGAATACGTGAATATTTCCCAATTTCTTTATTTTCAAAAAGTTCATGGATTGAAATATTTTTATCAATTAAAAATACTTTTGTTCTTGGAATCATTATTTCCCGTGCAATTTTTTCATCAAATTCAATAATATTTTCAATCATTTCCTGTTCAGATTCATTAATAACTCCATGTTCTTTACCAACTTCTACAAGAGAACGCAACTCTTCCTTTGATACTTTTTCTTCAATATTATCTTCTTTCATTCTCAAAATTGTAAGTACTAAATTTGTAGAAAATGTTAAAAATTTTACAAATGGAGAGAATATTGTTGAAATAAAAACAATAACTCCAACTGATGATAAAGCGATATTTTCAGAATTTCTAAGTGCAATTCTTTTTGGAATCAATTCTCCAAAAACTAGCGTAACATAAGATAATATAAAAGTTATCAAAATCATTGAAATTTGGCTGCTATATGGTATATTTAAAGGTTTTAAAGCTTCTGAAAGAAATTGTGACAATCCAGTTGCTGCTGATGCTGATGCGAAAAAACTTGCCAGAGTAATTCCAACTTGAATAGTAGATAGAAATTTACTCGGTTCTTTTAGTAAGTTATCAAGTAAAATTGCCTTTTTATTCCCCTCTTCAATTAATATTTTTAGTTTATTTTTATTTAACGAAACAATAGCCATTTCCGCACTGGAAAAAAAAGCATTAATTCCCGTTAAAATTATTATTATTACAATTTGTAATAATAAACTGCCCTCAGACATTTATTTTTCCTCCTAATTTTTTAAAACTTATAGACATTATAACATATTTTTAAAAAATTTAAAAATTGATTTTGGAATCTAACTTTAAAACAATTTTATTTTTAATCCTAAGTAATTTAATAAAAAAACCTATTCCAAATTGAAAAAATTCAAAATAGGTTAATTAATTCTATTAATTTTTATAAATTATCAAAAATTTATTTTAAATTCTTACTTCCTTCTTCCAAAATCTTTATTTGATAAAGTATTTCCTCATCCTTAATAGTTTTTTCTTTTCCATTTTTTATTGCCTCATATAAATCATCATAAACTCTGCCATAATCACCTCTTTCTGAAATTACTTTTTCTTCGTGATAATTTTCCTTGTTATCATAGTAAATTAATGTTCCATAATGTTTGGGCGAGTCAATTCCAAAATCTGGATGATATGGCATATAAAATAGTTTTAGATGTTCTTCCTGTCTATCTTCCGTTTCCTTTATAAAACACCCTCTTGTTCCATACACAATAAATGAAGCCTGAAATAACTTCCCTTTACAGTAATTTTCAGACTTTTTCCATTTTCTCTTTTATAAAATAAATCTATATCATAATAGTCATTCATCCGATTTGTTCTAAGAAGCTGTCTTACGTCATAATGCACTTTATCAGGCTTACCATATCGTGAAATTACTTGATCTAAAACATGCGTTCCATGCCCATATAAAAATGTATTTGCTGCTTTACCATCGTATTCTTTTACATTCTCAGGCACTTCTGCCCTGTAATAATCATAATTAGATTCAATTTCTAAAATTTCTCCTAATTTTCCACTTTCAATTACCTTCATTGTAGTTAAAAAATCACTATCAAATCTTCTGTTATGATACGGCTGTACAATTAATCTTTTTTTCTTTGCCAATTCAAAAAGCTCCTGTG
This window encodes:
- a CDS encoding hemolysin family protein: MSEGSLLLQIVIIIILTGINAFFSSAEMAIVSLNKNKLKILIEEGNKKAILLDNLLKEPSKFLSTIQVGITLASFFASASAATGLSQFLSEALKPLNIPYSSQISMILITFILSYVTLVFGELIPKRIALRNSENIALSSVGVIVFISTIFSPFVKFLTFSTNLVLTILRMKEDNIEEKVSKEELRSLVEVGKEHGVINESEQEMIENIIEFDEKIAREIMIPRTKVFLIDKNISIHELFENKEIGKYSRIPVYENEADNIIGILLTKDLMMEAYKKGFDDIKISDLVQEAYFVPETKNVNELFNEMQLEKKHITILIDEYGGFSGIVTLEDLIEEVMGNIDDEFDDEDLSIHQISKNKYLVNGDVSLYDLNDNFHFELESKYYDTLSGILIENLGYIPEDNENIEPITINGVVFKPQRVRNKKIEKVVMTFDKEKLEEEKMKNKENEED
- a CDS encoding Gfo/Idh/MocA family oxidoreductase, whose product is MYGTRGCFIKETEDRQEEHLKLFYMPYHPDFGIDSPKHYGTLIYYDNKENYHEEKVISERGDYGRVYDDLYEAIKNGKEKTIKDEEILYQIKILEEGSKNLK
- a CDS encoding Gfo/Idh/MocA family oxidoreductase translates to MLTVGFIGNGKSANRYHLPFVLQRKDKIKVKTIVTRNLENKTWKRIDGINYTDKIEELYNDPEIDLVVICLKPDLHYRYAREVLEHNKNCLVEKPFTETLEEAQELFELAKKKRLIVQPYHNRRFDSDFLTTMKVIESGKLGEILEIESNYDYYRAEVPENVKEYDGKAANTFLYGHGTHVLDQVISRYGKPDKVHYDVRQLLRTNRMNDYYDIDLFYKRENGKSLKITVKGSYFRLHLLCMEQEGVL